In Anas platyrhynchos isolate ZD024472 breed Pekin duck chromosome 22, IASCAAS_PekinDuck_T2T, whole genome shotgun sequence, the following proteins share a genomic window:
- the CCNL2 gene encoding cyclin-L2 isoform X2: MNDSLRTDVFVRFQPESIACACIYLAARTLEIPLPNRPHWFLLFGTTEEEIQEICLKILQLYTRKKVDLSDLESKVEKKKLAIEEAKAQAKGLLPEGAPNLDNPSGFSPAPKNESPKEVKGNKPSPLPVQAMKNAKRKTEGAKRTGSNSPVNGIQKGRESRSRSGSRDQSYSRSPSRSASPKHRKSESYSTSSGSKSHSRSRSRSDSPPRQFNHSSSYKGSKMRSYKKSKDYKYSAHKPRKSRSRSSSRSRSRSRERSDHSGKYKKKSHYYRNHRHERSRSYERASHRYDRDHPGHSRHRR, translated from the exons ATGAATGATAGCCTGAGAACAGATGTCTTTGTGAGATTTCAGCCAGAAAGCATTGCCTGTGCTTGTATTTACCTTGCAGCTAGAACATTGGAG ATTCCACTTCCTAATCGTCCACACTGGTTTTTACTCTTTGGAACAACAGAGGAAGAGATTCAAGAAATCTGCTTAAAAATCTTGCAGCTCTATACGAGgaaaaag GTTGATTTGTCTGATCTGGAAAGTaaagtggaaaagaagaaactggCAATTGAAGAGGCAAAAGCACAAGCTAAAGGTCTTCTACCTGAAGGAGCCCCAAATTTGGATAACCCATCAGGATTTTCCCCTGCACCAAAAAATG AGTCTCCAAAAGAGGTTAAAGGAAATAAACCCTCGCCGCTACCTGTTCAGGCAATGAAGAATGCTAAAAGGAAAACGGAGGGAGCAAAAAGAACGGGTTCAAATAGTCCAGTGAACGG cattcagaaaggaagagaaagcagaagtcGAAGTGGAAGTCGAGATCAAAGTTACTCGAGATCACCATCCAGATCCGCATCTCCTAAGCACAG GAAAAGTGAAAGTTATTCCACGTCAAGTGGCTCGAAGTCCCACAGCCGTTCGAGGAGCCGCAGTGACTCTCCCCCAAGACAGTTCAACCACAGTTCCAGTTACAAAGGTTCCAAGATGAGAAGTTACAAGAAATCAAAAGACTATAAATACTCGGCGCACAAACCACGGAAATCGCGCAGCAGGAGCTCGTCGCGTTCCAGGAGCCGGTCCCGGGAGCGCTCCGATCATTCAGGGAAGTACAAGAAGAAGAGTCACTACTACAGAAATCACAGGCATGAGCGTTCGCGCTCCTACGAGCGAGCAAGTCATCGCTATGACCGCGACCATCCTGGCCACAGCAGGCACAGGCGATGA
- the LOC101798590 gene encoding C-signal yields MAQPRCRSVLITGCSRGIGLGLVRGLAASSPCPELVFATCRYPEKAQELQQLSKQYSNIRLLQLDVVCENSIKKVVKEVEEIVGDKGLNCLINNAGINVLASLEEVTAETMLTIYETNTVAQLMVTKAFLPLLRKAAQLGTGMGCHRAAIINMSSLAASMQLVQANEMFLKVYPYRIAKTALNMITRCLAADLKSDGILCISLHPGWVQTDMGGNMAPLQVQETIPSILSVLDRLGEKDNGSFLDWQGETLPW; encoded by the exons atggcccagccccgctgccgctCCGTGCTCATCACCGGCTGCAGCCGGGGCatcgggctggggctggtgcgGGGGCTCgcagcctccagcccctgccccgaGTTGGTTTTCGCGACCTGCCGCTACCCCGAGAAGGCGCAG gaGCTCCAGCAGCTTAGCAAGCAATACAGCAACATCAGGCTCCTCCAACTGG ATGTGGTCTGTGAAAACAGCATCAAGAAAGTAGTCAAGGAAGTGGAAGAAATTGTGGGAGACAAAGGTCTGAACTGCCTCATTAACAACGCGGGCATTAACGTGCTTGCTTCCTTGGAAGAAGTCACAGCAGAGACGATGCTCACCATTTATGAAACCAATACAGTTGCCCAGCTGATGGTCACTAAG GCTTTTCTACCCCTTCTGAGGAAGGCAGCCCAGCTGGGCACAGGAATGGGCTGCCACAGAGCTGCTATTATTAATATGTCCTCTCTCGCTGCCTCCATGCAACTTGTCCAGGCAAATGAGATGTTTCTCAAGGTCTACCCCTACAGGATAGCAAAG ACTGCACTGAACATGATCACCAGGTGTCTTGCTGCGGACTTGAAGTCGGATGGaattctctgtatttctttgCATCCAGGCTGGGTTCAGACAGACATGGGCGGAAACATG GCTCCTTTGCAGGTGCAAGAGACTATCCCAAGTATTCTCTCCGTTCTGGACCGTCTTGGTGAAAAAGATAATGGCTCCTTCCTGGACTGGCAAGGGGAAACTCTACCATGGTAG